In Heterodontus francisci isolate sHetFra1 unplaced genomic scaffold, sHetFra1.hap1 HAP1_SCAFFOLD_674, whole genome shotgun sequence, one DNA window encodes the following:
- the LOC137363989 gene encoding peptidyl-prolyl cis-trans isomerase-like 3 isoform X1, translating to MDHEALTIRTELGDMKVELFCERTPRACENFLALCASDYYNGCLFHRNIKGFIVQTGDPTGTGKGGSSIWGRKFEDEINEHLKHNVRGVISMANGGPNTNSSQFFFTYGKQPQLDMKYTVFGKVIDGLETLDELEKLPVNEKTFRPLTDVHIKDVVIHANPFAF from the exons ATGGACCACGAG GCGCTGACCATCCGCACGGAGCTGGGAGACATGAAGGTGGAACTGTTCTGTGAGCGGACACCCCGGGCCTGTGAG AATTTCCTGGCGCTGTGTGCTAGTGATTACTACAATGGGTGCCTATTTCACCGCAATATCAAAGGCTTCATTGTGCAGACCGGAGACCCGACAG GCACTGGGAAAGGAGGATCCAGTATCTGGGGGAGAAAGTTTGAAGATGAGATAAATGAACATCTTAAG CACAATGTCCGAGGGGTCATTTCCATGGCAAACGGTGGTCCCAACACCAATAGTTCCCAGTTCTTCTTCACATATGGGAAGCAGCCTCAACTGGACATGAAGTACACAGTGTTTGGCAA GGTAATCGATGGGCTGGAGACTCTCGATGAGCTGGAGAAGCTGCCGGTGAATGAGAAGACATTCAGACCACTGACTGATGTCCACATCAAAGATGTTGTTATTCACGCCAATCCATTCGCATTCTGA
- the LOC137363989 gene encoding peptidyl-prolyl cis-trans isomerase-like 3 isoform X2, which translates to MALTIRTELGDMKVELFCERTPRACENFLALCASDYYNGCLFHRNIKGFIVQTGDPTGTGKGGSSIWGRKFEDEINEHLKHNVRGVISMANGGPNTNSSQFFFTYGKQPQLDMKYTVFGKVIDGLETLDELEKLPVNEKTFRPLTDVHIKDVVIHANPFAF; encoded by the exons ATG GCGCTGACCATCCGCACGGAGCTGGGAGACATGAAGGTGGAACTGTTCTGTGAGCGGACACCCCGGGCCTGTGAG AATTTCCTGGCGCTGTGTGCTAGTGATTACTACAATGGGTGCCTATTTCACCGCAATATCAAAGGCTTCATTGTGCAGACCGGAGACCCGACAG GCACTGGGAAAGGAGGATCCAGTATCTGGGGGAGAAAGTTTGAAGATGAGATAAATGAACATCTTAAG CACAATGTCCGAGGGGTCATTTCCATGGCAAACGGTGGTCCCAACACCAATAGTTCCCAGTTCTTCTTCACATATGGGAAGCAGCCTCAACTGGACATGAAGTACACAGTGTTTGGCAA GGTAATCGATGGGCTGGAGACTCTCGATGAGCTGGAGAAGCTGCCGGTGAATGAGAAGACATTCAGACCACTGACTGATGTCCACATCAAAGATGTTGTTATTCACGCCAATCCATTCGCATTCTGA
- the LOC137363989 gene encoding peptidyl-prolyl cis-trans isomerase-like 3 isoform X3, with translation MKVELFCERTPRACENFLALCASDYYNGCLFHRNIKGFIVQTGDPTGTGKGGSSIWGRKFEDEINEHLKHNVRGVISMANGGPNTNSSQFFFTYGKQPQLDMKYTVFGKVIDGLETLDELEKLPVNEKTFRPLTDVHIKDVVIHANPFAF, from the exons ATGAAGGTGGAACTGTTCTGTGAGCGGACACCCCGGGCCTGTGAG AATTTCCTGGCGCTGTGTGCTAGTGATTACTACAATGGGTGCCTATTTCACCGCAATATCAAAGGCTTCATTGTGCAGACCGGAGACCCGACAG GCACTGGGAAAGGAGGATCCAGTATCTGGGGGAGAAAGTTTGAAGATGAGATAAATGAACATCTTAAG CACAATGTCCGAGGGGTCATTTCCATGGCAAACGGTGGTCCCAACACCAATAGTTCCCAGTTCTTCTTCACATATGGGAAGCAGCCTCAACTGGACATGAAGTACACAGTGTTTGGCAA GGTAATCGATGGGCTGGAGACTCTCGATGAGCTGGAGAAGCTGCCGGTGAATGAGAAGACATTCAGACCACTGACTGATGTCCACATCAAAGATGTTGTTATTCACGCCAATCCATTCGCATTCTGA